One Thiocapsa sp. genomic window, ATTGGACCTTGGCCGGGGCGCGGTTGACCTCGTCGGCCAGCAGGATGTTGTGAAAGAGCGGACCGGGTCGGAACTCGAACTCGCCTTTCTCGTGGCGATAGATGTCCGTGCCGATCAAATCCGACGGCAGCAGGTCGGGGGTGAACTGGATGCGGTGGAAGTCGCCCTCGAGCGCATCGGCCAATGCCTTCACGGCGGTCGTCTTGGCCAAACCCGGCATGCCCTCGACCAAGAGATGGCCGTCACTCAGCAGGCAGATCAGCATGCTGTCGATGAAGGACGCTTGTCCGATGATGCGGGAGGCGATGTGATCGCGAACGGGCTTGAGATCGCTTGGCGTCATGCTCTTTTACGTCTTGTCCGGGTGGCTGACTGCTGGAGGGGCGTGGATCGCCGATTCTTCCGATCGGTCGCGTCCGGCCGCTAATGCTGTGCCTTTTTCGGGGCAAGTGCAAGCCGCGTCCGGACCTGCGGGCGTGCTCGATTTATCAGTATATTCAGATGTTTTCATTCGCTAGCTTGCCGTATCGACGCAGGCATGGAGCATGCCCATCGGATAGCGATATCCGTCCGTCGAATCAAGAGCGAACGGATGTCGTGCAAGCCTTGACAAACCGGTTGTACACATGGGTTCGGAGCGGCTTCTCGCCCTGTCCTTGATCTTGCGAACGATCGAGTGCCGATCGTTCACGAAGCGTCAATCGACTGTTTTTAAATTGTTTTTTTTAGGCGATCAAGATCTGACCGATCTGTTTTCAGTCGAGCAACCGTAAGCCTTCGGACGCGTTGATCAGACTTTCTCCACATCCTTATCCACAGGTTCTGTTGGCATCTTCGAAATGCCTACTGATGCGGATGTGTTGCCGTGCAGTTGCGAGTGCGGGTCGGAGGAGTTGCGGCTAAGTTACGAAAAGCGTGAGCCCCGAGTTGCGTCGGCGCGGCTCGACCGGCTGTGATTCGGGTGGCGGACCGGGGCGAACCTGCAGGCGCCTGCGTCGCGTGCGATCGGCGGACCGATCAAGCCGGGTCGGTTTACGGGCGCGGTGGCTGATGCCCGAGCTGCGCGGAGATACGCTCGGCGGCCTCGACGAGATCGGCGGTCCACTCGAGCCGGCGGCGCTCGATCGGGGCGGAGACCGACAGCCCGGCGCTCACGTTCCCGGTGCTGTCGTACAGCAGGACGCCGATACAGCCGACAGCGAGCTCGGCCTCCTCGTTGTCCAGGGCATACCCTAGCTTGCCGACCGCGGTGACGTGCAGAGGGGCACGGGAGCCTACCAGTTGCTGCACGTGGATCATCCGGTTCGGAGTCGCCTTCTCGACGAACCGGTTCTGGATCAGCGAGGCCAGGATCCGATGCGCGGTCGAGGCATGCAGCCCGGTCTCGGCGGCCAGGATCTTGAGACTCACGGGTTCGGAATAACGGGCGATGGCGTCGAGCAGGGCGGCGGCTCGATCGATGACCTGGATGTGCGGTGCGATGGCGGGTTCGGACATCATCGGCTCAGCTCACAGCTCAGGGTCTCGACCGCGAAGCCGACCACCTGTCGGCGCTCGCGACTGAACTCCACGCCGATCAGATGGATGGGTCGGCCGTCGGCGCGGTACTTGTCCGCGTAGCCGCGGTCCTTGATCTGCTGCAAGGCCCGGCCCTCGGGCTCCAATTCGACGACCTTGAACTCGAACAGATAGATCTGCTCGTTGAAGCGCAGGGCCAGATCCAGCCGGCCGGCGTGACTGCTTTCCTCCGGGGTCAGATCCAATCCGAGTGCGGCGAAATAGGCGTAGAAGACGCTCGCGTAATAGCCCTCGTAGCGGGCGATCGGGTTGTTGCGATACCAATCGTTGGGGATGCTCGCGAAGAAGGCCGTGAAGAGCCGCTCCAGTCCGGTAAAGTCATTGGCCAGCAGCAGGCGATGGAGTGATTTGCGGTGTTGGACCTCGGTCTGGTCGGGCGGTGTCCATGCGGTCAGCAAGGCGCCGTTGAGGCTTTGGTAGACCTCGCGATTGGGGTAGCGCAGTTGATAGAAATAGGTGCCGCTGATCTCCTCCTCGCGCTCGATGGTGAGATAACCGCTCTGGAAGAGCAGCGCCTCGGTCGCGATGTGGTCGACCTCGAAGGCGCAGAGCAGTGTGGCGTCGGTCTCCAGGTGGCCGAGCCGGGGGAGCCAGGTCTCGCGCTCGGTGAGCAGGTCGACGAGAAAGGTCGGGGTGCCGGTCTCGAACCACCAGGGGCGGAACTGGCGCTTTTGAAACAGCAGCAAAAGATCGAAGGGATTGTAGACGGCCTCGCCGGTCCAGTTATAGCCGTTGTACCAGAGCCGGATCCGCTCGCGATCCAATCCCTCGAGCTCCGGGGCGAAGACACGGTCCAGGTCCGCCTCGGTATAGCCGCAGATGGCCGAATAGGCGCGATCCAACGTGATGTCGTTCAGATTATTGAGCCCCGAGAAGAGGCTGACCTTGCTGAATTTGCTGACCCCGGTCAGCAAGGCGAAGCGGATGTGGGCGTCGGCGTCCTTGATCACGGAGTAGAGGTTGCGCAGCCCGTCGCGAAGCTCGCGGGCGACCTCCGGGTGCCCGAGATTGTCGAGAATGGGTGTGTCGTATTCGTCGACCAAGACGACAACGCGTTGGCCCCTCGTTGTATGCGCGGCTTCGAGTAACTCGGCGAAACAGCCGACGATGTCGGTCTCGTCCGAACAGCTCAGATCCAGAGCCCGGCGGTTCTTCTGCAGAAGTGCCAAGATACGCCGATCAAGCTCCCTGCGCGTCCGGATCACCCCGCCGCCGAAGCTTATTCGGATGACCGGATAGCGCGTCGCCCAATCCCAGTGCTCATGAATGTGAAGGCCGCGAAACAAGGGCTCGGTGCCCGCGAACAGCTCGCCCAGCGTGTCGAGAAAGAGAGATTTGCCGAAGCGACGCGGGCGCGACAGGAAGTAATATTTGCCCTCGCCGATCAGACGCCGAGCAAAGTCGGTCTTGTCGACATAGTAGTGGTCACCGTCGCGGATCTCGCGAAAGGTCTGGATACCGATGGGCAGGATCTTCCGGGTCATGGCATGGGTCTGAACGGCGAATGAGCATCCCGGGATTGTAGACCCTGCGGCGCACGCGACGAACCGACACGCCGCTGGTCGTGGCAAAATGCCTTTACCCATATTCCCGAGATGTGGGTCAATGAATGGGCCAATTGCTCTGCCCGTGCAGCTTGCCGAGAGGTTGCGAAATGAGCACAGATAGACGATTCTCATCGATCGAATGAAGGAAATTTTTTCACGCGAAGCGCGAGCCGTGCGCGCGCCCTTTCGATGATCCAAGGACGACACCCATGTTGCTCTTCAAACTCCCCGTCAAGCTTATCCTCCTGGTCCTGGCCGCCATCGCCGCAGGCGTGCTTTGGCAACAGGCGCAACTGAGCGTCCTGGCCTTGAGCCGTCTCGATCCCGTCCCCGAGACGCGGGCGATGGTGGCCGAGGAGCGCTACGCCGATGCGGCCGACTATCTCGACTTCTTCATGGCGTACGACTATGTCAACCAGAATCCGGCCGCTCAAGCGCTGCATGCCGAGATCGAATCGGTGCGCGGCAGCCTGAGCTATCAGGCCGGCAAGGTGTCCGAGGGTCTGATCAAGGGCACCAGCGACGAGACTGTCGGCCAAGCGGCGAGTGTCGTGACCGACCTCTTCGTCATCGGGGACATCCGCGATCTTGCCAACCAGGCGACCAACTTCGTTCAGGGCGAGGACGTCGACGAGGTGATCACGGCGCTCGCGTCCATCGGCTTGGTCGCCACGGCCGCACAGCTCGCGAGCGGTGTCGCAACCGTCGGCACCGCCGGGGCCGCGGCCCCGACCGTGGCGGCGAGCACGACGGCGAAGGGCGGCATCATGATCCTCAAGACCGCACGCAAGCTCGGCAAACTCCCGCCCTGGCTCGGCAAGGCCATCATTAAAGGCGCCAAGACGGTCAAGCAGACCAAGAAGCTCGACGCGGTCACCGATCTCTTCAACGATGTCTATCGGCTCGCCAAGACCCGCGGGGGGCTAAACCTGCTGAGCAAGACCACGGACGCGGCATCGCTGCGGCGCATGGCCAAGCTTGCCGACACCTTCGGCGACCAAAGTGCGACCCTCTATCGCATCGGCGGCAACAGCTTCATGCGAACCGCTCAGCGTGCGGGTGATCTGGGAGTCGACAGCATCAAGGTGGCCGCGACCTACGGCAAAGGCGGCCTACAGGT contains:
- a CDS encoding helix-turn-helix domain-containing protein, encoding MSEPAIAPHIQVIDRAAALLDAIARYSEPVSLKILAAETGLHASTAHRILASLIQNRFVEKATPNRMIHVQQLVGSRAPLHVTAVGKLGYALDNEEAELAVGCIGVLLYDSTGNVSAGLSVSAPIERRRLEWTADLVEAAERISAQLGHQPPRP
- a CDS encoding AAA family ATPase → MTRKILPIGIQTFREIRDGDHYYVDKTDFARRLIGEGKYYFLSRPRRFGKSLFLDTLGELFAGTEPLFRGLHIHEHWDWATRYPVIRISFGGGVIRTRRELDRRILALLQKNRRALDLSCSDETDIVGCFAELLEAAHTTRGQRVVVLVDEYDTPILDNLGHPEVARELRDGLRNLYSVIKDADAHIRFALLTGVSKFSKVSLFSGLNNLNDITLDRAYSAICGYTEADLDRVFAPELEGLDRERIRLWYNGYNWTGEAVYNPFDLLLLFQKRQFRPWWFETGTPTFLVDLLTERETWLPRLGHLETDATLLCAFEVDHIATEALLFQSGYLTIEREEEISGTYFYQLRYPNREVYQSLNGALLTAWTPPDQTEVQHRKSLHRLLLANDFTGLERLFTAFFASIPNDWYRNNPIARYEGYYASVFYAYFAALGLDLTPEESSHAGRLDLALRFNEQIYLFEFKVVELEPEGRALQQIKDRGYADKYRADGRPIHLIGVEFSRERRQVVGFAVETLSCELSR